The following are encoded in a window of Kitasatospora fiedleri genomic DNA:
- a CDS encoding ATP-binding protein, protein MQVLQVQLAVQADPAEVSRARRWVRDRLRAGGIDQDSPVAETLVLVVSELVTNAVVHTGRPAVLRLLLPAGPAAGPATVRVEVADSSRTAPAPRHAGPDQDATNGRGLELVELLCERWGWYPDGSGKRVWCEIGGPDAAGCPLAVQPAAPVASAR, encoded by the coding sequence GTGCAGGTACTCCAGGTACAGCTGGCGGTCCAGGCGGACCCGGCGGAGGTGTCGCGGGCCCGGCGGTGGGTCCGCGACCGGCTGCGGGCGGGCGGGATCGACCAGGACTCCCCGGTGGCCGAGACGCTGGTGCTGGTGGTCTCCGAGCTGGTCACCAACGCGGTGGTGCACACCGGCCGCCCGGCGGTGCTCAGACTGCTGCTGCCGGCCGGCCCGGCGGCCGGGCCGGCCACCGTCCGGGTGGAGGTCGCCGACAGCAGCCGCACCGCCCCCGCGCCGCGGCACGCCGGGCCCGACCAGGACGCCACCAACGGGCGCGGCCTGGAGCTGGTCGAACTGCTCTGCGAGCGCTGGGGCTGGTACCCGGACGGCTCCGGGAAGCGGGTGTGGTGCGAGATCGGCGGCCCGGACGCGGCGGGCTGCCCGCTGGCCGTCCAGCCGGCCGCCCCGGTGGCCTCGGCGCGCTGA
- a CDS encoding DUF4229 domain-containing protein, with the protein MSSKNHATLRYTSLRASIFLACLLVALILGHFEVIPVVGAMGVLLLFVLAAVASSAISYVVLSKQRDEMSAQIAERIEARKSRAAVRDSAEDAADDAARAAASGQAQAG; encoded by the coding sequence GTGAGCAGCAAGAACCACGCCACGCTCCGCTACACCTCCCTGCGGGCGAGCATCTTCCTGGCCTGCCTGCTGGTCGCGCTGATCCTGGGCCACTTCGAGGTGATCCCGGTGGTCGGGGCGATGGGCGTGCTGCTGCTGTTCGTGCTGGCCGCGGTCGCCTCCTCGGCGATCAGCTACGTGGTGCTGAGCAAGCAGCGCGACGAGATGTCCGCGCAGATCGCGGAGCGGATCGAGGCGCGCAAGTCCCGGGCGGCGGTGCGGGACTCCGCGGAGGACGCGGCGGACGACGCGGCCCGGGCGGCCGCGTCCGGGCAGGCGCAGGCCGGCTGA
- a CDS encoding MFS transporter: MTAPELHTAPTPQVSAVRPPAIWSGNFRLYFTARSAGLLSDAMLPVAVSAGLIAAHHSTSTVGFAMAFLLGPFAGLVLFGGVLADRFTARRLMIFADLLNLTTRILLAVLFFRGFDQLWQLYLLLALAGTAAAMFQPGAASTVPLVSTDVQGANGVLRISEALTTLVGPPLAGLLAAASTGWVMVIAAVMYAVSASCLLALRLGPVPAPPPGDSLWRNLVGGWHEFWSRSWMWGVILIWMVFTVLSWGPLGPVVAGQIIEREGGTVYGLINGMFGAGTVIGGLLAIRVKPVRPLAAGAVALFAFAAQQFAFAAGLPWPLLGTAQLVSGIGISFWGVMWATSVQTQVPGEVLNRIHAYEVAGSVCMFPLGSALAGPAVNALGATRVYLIGGVVTLAVASTLLLSPPIRNLRRVPDGGAVAGGH, from the coding sequence GTGACCGCACCCGAACTGCACACCGCTCCCACCCCGCAGGTCAGCGCAGTGAGACCGCCCGCCATCTGGTCGGGCAACTTCCGCCTCTACTTCACCGCCCGCTCGGCCGGACTGCTCAGCGACGCGATGCTCCCGGTCGCCGTCTCGGCCGGCCTGATCGCCGCCCACCACTCGACCTCCACGGTCGGCTTCGCGATGGCCTTCCTGCTCGGACCGTTCGCCGGGCTGGTGCTGTTCGGCGGGGTGCTCGCCGACCGGTTCACCGCCCGGCGGCTGATGATCTTCGCCGACCTGCTCAACCTCACCACCCGCATCCTGCTCGCGGTGCTCTTCTTCCGCGGCTTCGACCAGCTCTGGCAGCTCTACCTGCTGCTCGCGCTGGCCGGCACCGCCGCCGCGATGTTCCAGCCCGGCGCGGCCTCCACCGTCCCGCTGGTCTCCACCGACGTGCAGGGCGCCAACGGCGTGCTGCGGATCTCCGAGGCGCTCACCACCCTGGTCGGCCCGCCGCTGGCCGGCCTGCTGGCCGCCGCCTCCACCGGCTGGGTGATGGTGATCGCCGCCGTGATGTACGCGGTCAGCGCCTCCTGCCTGCTCGCCCTGCGGCTGGGCCCCGTCCCGGCCCCGCCGCCCGGCGACAGCCTGTGGCGCAACCTGGTGGGCGGCTGGCACGAGTTCTGGTCCCGCAGCTGGATGTGGGGCGTCATCCTGATCTGGATGGTCTTCACCGTGCTCTCCTGGGGCCCGCTCGGCCCGGTGGTGGCCGGCCAGATCATCGAGCGCGAGGGCGGCACCGTCTACGGCCTGATCAACGGCATGTTCGGCGCGGGCACCGTGATCGGCGGCCTGCTGGCGATCCGGGTCAAGCCGGTCCGCCCGCTCGCGGCCGGCGCGGTCGCCCTGTTCGCCTTCGCCGCCCAGCAGTTCGCGTTCGCGGCCGGCCTGCCCTGGCCGCTGCTCGGCACCGCCCAGCTGGTCTCCGGCATCGGCATCAGCTTCTGGGGCGTCATGTGGGCCACCAGCGTGCAGACCCAGGTCCCCGGCGAGGTGCTCAACCGGATCCACGCGTACGAGGTGGCGGGCTCCGTCTGCATGTTCCCGCTCGGCTCCGCGCTGGCCGGCCCGGCCGTCAACGCCCTCGGCGCGACCCGGGTGTACCTGATCGGCGGCGTCGTCACCCTGGCCGTCGCCTCGACGCTGCTGCTCAGCCCGCCGATCCGCAACCTGCGCCGGGTCCCCGACGGCGGGGCGGTGGCCGGCGGGCACTGA
- a CDS encoding GNAT family N-acetyltransferase, protein MSLRFVLDPEPTPALREEITALWTEVSNAGGAVGFVPPVEAAQVRPVAERQFGALDADRLLVGYEPGGRVAAVLFFADMRFDLMDHWRMLKRVMVHPEFQGRGYGAQLLAEAERVAREWGLAGLRLTLRGGHGLEEFYGRGGYVEVGRVPGAIRVAPGDDRDDVTMWLDLRT, encoded by the coding sequence ATGAGCCTGCGATTCGTGCTGGACCCCGAACCGACGCCCGCGCTGCGGGAGGAGATCACCGCGCTGTGGACGGAGGTCTCCAACGCCGGCGGCGCGGTGGGCTTCGTGCCCCCGGTCGAGGCCGCGCAGGTCCGCCCGGTCGCGGAGCGGCAGTTCGGGGCGCTGGACGCGGACCGGCTGCTGGTCGGGTACGAGCCGGGCGGCCGGGTCGCGGCGGTGCTGTTCTTCGCGGACATGCGCTTCGACCTGATGGACCACTGGCGGATGCTGAAGCGGGTCATGGTGCACCCGGAGTTCCAGGGGCGCGGCTACGGCGCGCAGCTGCTGGCGGAGGCGGAGCGGGTGGCCCGGGAGTGGGGCCTGGCCGGGCTGCGGCTGACCCTGCGCGGCGGGCACGGGCTGGAGGAGTTCTACGGGCGCGGCGGATACGTCGAGGTGGGCCGGGTGCCGGGGGCGATCCGGGTCGCCCCGGGCGACGACCGGGACGACGTGACGATGTGGCTCGACCTGCGCACCTGA
- the purU gene encoding formyltetrahydrofolate deformylase → MEETARSQYVLTLSCPDKQGIVHAVSSYLFMTGCNIIDSQQFGDAGTGLFFMRVHFSAEQPVTAEKLRASFAAIGASFRMEWQIHASAERMRVLLMVSKFGHCLNDLLFRTRIGALPVEIAGVVSNHTDFRELTESYGIPFHHVPVTGDTKAAAEQRLLDLVDEERVDLVVLARYMQVLSDDLCKALSGRVINIHHSFLPSFKGAKPYHQAHARGVKLIGATAHYVTADLDEGPIIEQEVARVTHDVTPEQLVALGRDVECQALARAVKWHSERRVLLNGTRTVVFA, encoded by the coding sequence ATGGAAGAGACCGCCCGCTCCCAGTACGTCCTGACGCTGTCCTGTCCCGACAAGCAGGGCATCGTGCACGCGGTCTCCAGCTACCTGTTCATGACGGGTTGCAACATCATCGACAGCCAGCAGTTCGGCGACGCGGGCACCGGGCTGTTCTTCATGCGGGTGCACTTCTCCGCCGAGCAGCCGGTGACCGCGGAGAAGCTCCGGGCGAGCTTCGCGGCGATCGGCGCCTCGTTCCGGATGGAGTGGCAGATCCACGCCTCCGCCGAGCGGATGCGGGTGCTGCTGATGGTCTCCAAGTTCGGGCACTGCCTGAACGACCTGCTGTTCCGCACCCGGATCGGCGCGCTGCCGGTGGAGATCGCCGGCGTGGTCTCCAACCACACCGACTTCCGCGAGCTGACCGAGTCCTACGGCATCCCCTTCCACCACGTCCCGGTGACCGGGGACACCAAGGCGGCGGCCGAGCAGCGGCTGCTCGACCTGGTCGACGAGGAGCGGGTCGACCTGGTGGTGCTGGCCCGCTACATGCAGGTGCTCTCGGACGACCTGTGCAAGGCGCTGTCCGGACGGGTCATCAACATCCACCACTCCTTCCTGCCGAGCTTCAAGGGCGCCAAGCCCTACCACCAGGCGCACGCCCGGGGCGTGAAGCTGATCGGCGCGACCGCGCACTACGTCACCGCCGACCTGGACGAGGGCCCGATCATCGAGCAGGAGGTCGCCCGGGTCACCCACGACGTCACCCCCGAGCAGTTGGTGGCGCTCGGCCGGGACGTCGAGTGCCAGGCGCTGGCCCGCGCCGTGAAGTGGCACAGCGAGCGCCGGGTGCTGCTGAACGGCACCCGCACGGTGGTGTTCGCCTGA
- a CDS encoding LacI family DNA-binding transcriptional regulator, which yields MAGSPGGEGSRRRPTGRDVARLAGVSQATVSLVFSGSAGQRVSVATSARIHAAARELGYRPQAAGRQLRLGRSGMVLLAVPNLLGPFFGRVLTGVHEEAARHGLAVVVSSGWDAATLAEAAAAGRFDGLLVCSPDDEQLGPLPADTAAVFLDADPAAHPGRPTLELDLAAGMRAAVDHLAGLGHRRIGYLRSVHSAYTFRVRQAAFAAASAHLEVRELAVSLNEGSREAARAARELLDGPGRPRAVVCDDDVVASGLYRAAAELGLRVPDDLSVVGMDNIPVAELLSPPLTTVDLPGERLGRAGLAALTALLDGELPPPVEPLATTLVVRGSTAAA from the coding sequence TTGGCGGGCAGCCCGGGCGGCGAGGGCTCGCGGCGGCGCCCGACCGGCCGGGACGTGGCCCGGCTGGCGGGGGTCTCGCAGGCGACCGTCTCGCTGGTGTTCTCCGGCAGCGCCGGGCAGCGGGTCTCGGTGGCGACCAGCGCGCGCATCCACGCCGCGGCCCGGGAGCTGGGCTACCGCCCGCAGGCCGCCGGGCGCCAACTGCGGCTGGGGCGCAGCGGGATGGTGCTGCTGGCGGTGCCGAACCTGCTGGGGCCGTTCTTCGGCCGGGTGCTGACCGGCGTGCACGAGGAGGCGGCCCGGCACGGCCTGGCGGTGGTGGTCTCCAGCGGCTGGGACGCGGCGACGCTGGCCGAGGCGGCCGCGGCCGGGCGGTTCGACGGGCTGCTGGTGTGCTCGCCGGACGACGAGCAGCTGGGCCCGCTGCCCGCGGACACCGCGGCGGTCTTCCTGGACGCCGACCCGGCCGCCCACCCGGGCCGGCCGACCCTGGAGCTGGACCTGGCGGCGGGCATGCGGGCGGCGGTCGACCACCTGGCGGGGCTGGGCCACCGGCGGATCGGCTACCTCCGCTCGGTGCACTCGGCGTACACCTTCCGGGTCCGGCAGGCGGCGTTCGCGGCGGCCTCGGCGCACCTGGAGGTGCGGGAGCTGGCGGTGAGCCTGAACGAGGGCAGCCGGGAGGCGGCCCGGGCGGCCCGGGAGCTGCTGGACGGGCCGGGGCGGCCGCGCGCGGTGGTCTGCGACGACGACGTGGTGGCGTCCGGGCTGTACCGGGCGGCGGCGGAGCTGGGGCTGCGCGTCCCGGACGACCTGTCGGTGGTCGGCATGGACAACATCCCGGTGGCGGAGCTGCTCAGCCCGCCGCTGACCACGGTCGACCTGCCGGGCGAGCGGCTGGGCCGGGCCGGGCTGGCCGCCCTGACGGCCCTACTGGACGGCGAACTGCCGCCGCCGGTCGAGCCGTTGGCGACCACGCTGGTGGTGCGCGGCTCCACCGCGGCGGCCTGA
- a CDS encoding MFS transporter, with protein sequence MKELELSTEPAPEPAAGPAAGPAAGPEPSRRTPRVHYGWIVVAVSLVVLIGSAGFRSTPSLMMDALHDEFGWSRATISSAVSVNLALYGLTAPFAAALMDRFGVRLVVVCALLTIATGAGLTMLMTHPWQLVLCWGVLVGLGSGSMAGAFATTVSGRWFEARQGLVTGVLTAAGAAGNLVFMPLLAALVEHQGWRTAVVVVSLCATAVAVPVLLLMRERPADVGQLPYGATTAPPPPAVDGSAVARSLRVLRTAARARAFWLLAGSFAICGATTVGLVGTHFIPAAHDHGMPVTTGASLLALIGVFDIAGTVASGWFTDRFDSTRLLITYYALRGLSLAFLPALFGQSLRPPILAFVVFYGLDWVATVPPTVALCRRHFGADAPIVFGWVLAAHQVGAAVVAGLAGLARDGFGDYDGTWYAAGGLCAVAVGCCLALRGPGRAAAAGA encoded by the coding sequence GTGAAGGAACTGGAACTCAGCACCGAACCGGCCCCCGAACCGGCCGCGGGCCCCGCCGCAGGCCCCGCCGCGGGCCCCGAACCGTCCCGCCGCACCCCCCGCGTCCACTACGGCTGGATCGTGGTCGCCGTCTCGCTGGTCGTGCTGATCGGCTCGGCCGGGTTCCGCTCCACGCCCAGCCTGATGATGGACGCCCTGCACGACGAGTTCGGCTGGTCCCGCGCCACCATCTCCAGCGCGGTCTCGGTCAACCTCGCCCTCTACGGCCTCACCGCGCCGTTCGCCGCCGCCCTGATGGACCGCTTCGGCGTCCGCCTGGTGGTGGTCTGCGCGCTGCTCACCATCGCCACCGGCGCCGGCCTCACCATGCTGATGACCCACCCCTGGCAGCTGGTCCTGTGCTGGGGCGTGCTGGTCGGGCTCGGCAGCGGCTCGATGGCCGGGGCCTTCGCCACCACCGTCTCCGGACGCTGGTTCGAGGCCCGGCAGGGCCTGGTCACCGGCGTCCTCACCGCCGCCGGCGCGGCCGGGAACCTGGTCTTCATGCCGCTGCTCGCCGCGCTCGTCGAGCACCAGGGCTGGCGCACCGCGGTCGTGGTGGTCTCGCTGTGCGCCACCGCGGTGGCCGTCCCCGTGCTGCTGCTGATGCGCGAACGGCCCGCGGACGTCGGCCAGTTGCCCTACGGCGCGACGACCGCGCCGCCGCCCCCGGCCGTCGACGGCTCGGCGGTCGCCCGCTCGCTGCGGGTGCTGCGCACGGCCGCCCGCGCCCGGGCGTTCTGGCTGCTCGCCGGGTCGTTCGCGATCTGCGGCGCCACCACCGTCGGCCTGGTCGGCACCCACTTCATCCCGGCCGCCCACGACCACGGCATGCCCGTCACCACCGGCGCCTCGCTGCTCGCCCTGATCGGCGTCTTCGACATCGCCGGGACGGTCGCCAGCGGCTGGTTCACCGACCGCTTCGACTCCACCCGGCTGCTGATCACCTACTACGCGCTGCGCGGGCTCTCGCTGGCCTTCCTGCCCGCCCTGTTCGGACAGAGCCTGCGTCCGCCGATCCTGGCCTTCGTGGTCTTCTACGGCCTCGACTGGGTCGCCACCGTCCCGCCCACCGTCGCCCTCTGCCGCCGCCACTTCGGCGCGGACGCCCCGATCGTCTTCGGCTGGGTGCTGGCCGCCCACCAGGTCGGCGCCGCGGTCGTCGCGGGCCTGGCCGGACTGGCCCGGGACGGCTTCGGCGACTACGACGGCACCTGGTACGCGGCGGGCGGCCTGTGCGCGGTGGCGGTCGGCTGCTGCCTCGCGCTGCGGGGCCCCGGCCGGGCCGCCGCCGCGGGTGCCTAG
- a CDS encoding SCO4402 family protein produces the protein MPLSDLPWWRWRARIRSALHMFSDPVFQRAAWLDGSGGYGDVTDAVYRLVEDTWLDRWSAEKYVGSIFRDSAEAVAVDGAVLRVLRIVHQVGADAPAAAYLGHPDWPEAVRAAREAHHRLAAGDGEDPGLPPCSLAELRRLTAR, from the coding sequence ATGCCTCTGAGTGATCTGCCCTGGTGGCGCTGGCGGGCCCGGATCCGCTCGGCGCTGCACATGTTCTCCGACCCGGTCTTCCAGCGGGCGGCCTGGCTGGACGGCTCCGGTGGGTACGGCGACGTCACCGACGCCGTGTACCGGCTGGTCGAGGACACCTGGCTGGACCGCTGGTCGGCGGAGAAGTACGTCGGCTCGATCTTCCGGGACTCCGCCGAGGCGGTCGCGGTGGACGGCGCGGTGCTGCGGGTGCTGCGGATCGTGCACCAGGTCGGCGCGGACGCCCCGGCCGCGGCCTACCTGGGCCACCCGGACTGGCCGGAGGCGGTGCGGGCGGCCCGCGAGGCGCACCACCGGCTGGCCGCCGGCGACGGCGAGGACCCGGGCCTGCCGCCCTGCTCGCTGGCGGAGCTCCGGCGGCTGACCGCGCGCTGA